A DNA window from Brassica napus cultivar Da-Ae chromosome C1, Da-Ae, whole genome shotgun sequence contains the following coding sequences:
- the LOC106376137 gene encoding membrane protein of ER body-like protein isoform X2: protein MGSAAEVNEPTTAGTEKLHHPVNLEEEEEEQVVELERKTSPFLPHGKRPDSADGSTITTNNSSSSSFSEGIPDPRNGEGEHIGIENLEVPESPVVGFHEEHHDGNVFFDGEEGIWKCRHCDWTYREESLLCFETKGSKSHESNTADNLSAEKKERVSENGSTSEDNKGPSREIEEVQDTDLPEEVVVQRTGDVIEEEEVDIDDVEDYNVEKVLDNQETHDLFCPNCHSCITKRVVLKKRKRKISHAVPEDPKRVRGPDRIDPILRSEDNEPSPVGGDSSTPESFFYKCLSCFSIFIPKGVDSKPVVPSESVERLNTQPKPQEEATGHSNWFGSMFGSKKKEPPVQQGGAMPSIPEASLPRDNPSVLGEETAGSTANIPSKAPALVQEGPVPSIQDVSEISVSLDNEPVDDTPLIQGKGVNSGATVENGQQFLVPSADEEQTQQKIDRDGASSAADENHSPDKGRLSPIQPSRDMNISNIVTSGPDGVRVETIFHTEGVSHLFEGTEPRKPDFGLAKVTGVMESGDGAPIRGIDIPPLPLSSLEEGTLTEPLVGPAVAGPVVEGRKVEILKSIVYGGLIEAITSLGVISSAAGSGASTLNILVLGLANLFGGLILIIHNLQELREEEPITTEDNQTNVQEEGRYKRLLGRRENFTLHVTVAIISFIIMGLLPPIVYYFSFSKTHNRDYKVASVFGASLLCIVLLALAKAHVRSPRGSHLKSVLKYAMIAVSVSGISYVVGNFVDQLLEKYGWSDGSETPAAEMMLSLLGRKAGSFGYSSSY, encoded by the exons ATGGGATCCGCCGCCGAAGTCAATGAGCCCACCACAGCCGGGACAGAGAAGCTCCACCACCCAGTAAATttggaagaagaggaggaggagcaaGTTGTCGAGCTGGAAAGGAAAACGTCGCCGTTTCTTCCTCACGGGAAGAGACCAGACAGTGCAGACGGTAGTACCATCACCACCAACAATAGCTCCTCTTCTAGCTTTTCCGAAGGGATCCCTGATCCCCGGAACGGCGAAGGAGAGCATATCGGGATTGAGAACTTGGAGGTCCCGGAGTCGCCGGTAGTCGGATTCCACGAGGAGCACCACGACGGGAACGTCTTCTTCGACGGAGAAGAAG GAATTTGGAAATGTCGCCACTGCGATTGGACTTACAGAGAAGAATCTTTGTTATGTTTTGAGACCAAAG gCTCTAAGTCACATGAGTCAAACACTGCTGACAACTTAAGCGCGGAGAAAAAGGAGCGTGTATCTGAAAACGGTTCGACTTCTGAGGACAACAAAGGACCATCGCGTGAAATCGAAGAAGTACAAGACACTGATTTACCTGAAGAGGTAGTTGTTCAACGCACTGGTGATGTgatagaggaggaggaggtggacaTTGATGATGTTGAAGATTATAATGTGGAGAAAGTGCTTGACAACCAAGAGACGCATGATTTGTTCTGTCCAAACTGCCATTCTTGCATCACCAAAAGGGTTGTCCTCAAGAAAAGAAAACGTAAGATTAGTCATGCTGTGCCGGAAGATCCAAAGCGCGTGAGAGGGCCTGACCGGATTGATCCTATTCTTCGTTCCGAGGACAATGAACCATCTCCAGTTGGTGGTGACAGTTCTACACCCGAATCTTTTTTCTACAAGTGCTTGTCCTGCTTCAGCATATTCATACCCAAAG GGGTGGATTCAAAGCCGGTTGTTCCCAGTGAAAGTGTAGAGAGGTTAAACACTCAGCCAAAGCCTCAAGAGGAAGCTACAGGCCATTCCAACTGGTTTGGTTCAATGTTTGGTTCTAAGAAAAAAGAACCACCTGTTCAGCAAG GTGGAGCAATGCCTAGTATACCGGAAGCTAGTCTGCCACGCGATAACCCAAGCGTTTTAGGAGAAGAGACGGCTGGTTCTACTGCAAACATCCCATCAAAAGCACCAGCCCTTGTTCAGGAAGGTCCAGTACCTTCGATTCAAG ATGTGTCAGAGATCAGCGTCTCTCTAGACAATGAGCCTGTTGATGACACCCCTTTGATTCAAG GCAAAGGTGTTAACAGTGGAGCTACCGTTGAAAACGGGCAACAGTTTCTGGTTCCTTCAGCTGATGAGGAGCAAACACAGCAAAAAATCGACAGGGATGGTGCTAGTAGCGCAGCAGATGAGAACCACTCGCCAGACAAAGGACGTCTCTCCCCGATTCAACCATCTCGTGATATGAACATATCAAACATTGTGACTAGTGGACCCGATGGAGTAAGAGTAGAAACTATATTTCACACAGAAGGTGTCTCTCATCTGTTTGAAGGAACAGAACCTAGAAAGCCAGATTTTGGTCTGGCCAAAGTAACAG GTGTGATGGAATCAGGTGACGGAGCACCAATTCGTGGAATTGATATTCCACCACTCCCACTGAGTTCGCTGGAAGAAGGAACTCTAACCGAACCGTTAGTGGGACCAGCTGTTGCAGGACCAGTCGTTGAAGGACGTAAAGTGGAGATCTTGAAAAGCATTGTATATGGAGGTCTGATAGAAGCCATCACAAGCCTCGGTGTTATCTCATCTGCCGCTGGTTCTGGTGCTTCAACAT TGAACATTTTGGTATTGGGGCTCGCAAACTTGTTTGGCGGGCTTATTCTCATTATCCATAAC CTCCAAGAACTTAGAGAGGAGGAACCCATAACAACAGAGGATAACCAGACAAACGTTCAAGAAGAAGGTCGGTACAAGCGACTccttggaagaagagaaaacttCACGCTCCACGTAACAGTCGCAATCATATCCTTCATAATCATGGGGCTACTCCCTCCTATAGTCTACTACTTCTCATTCAGCAAAACACACAACAGAGACTACAAAGTCGCATCAGTCTTCGGGGCGTCTCTGCTATGCATCGTCTTGCTGGCTCTAGCCAAAGCTCACGTGAGGAGCCCGAGAGGAAGCCACCTGAAGAGCGTTCTGAAATACGCGATGATAGCTGTGTCGGTGTCGGGGATATCTTACGTGGTTGGTAACTTTGTGGATCAGTTGCTTGAGAAGTACGGATGGTCTGACGGATCGGAGACTCCGGCGGCAGAGATGATGCTTTCACTGCTGGGGAGAAAGGCTGGTAGCTTCGGGTACTCATCATCTTACTAG
- the LOC106376137 gene encoding membrane protein of ER body-like protein isoform X1, which produces MGSAAEVNEPTTAGTEKLHHPVNLEEEEEEQVVELERKTSPFLPHGKRPDSADGSTITTNNSSSSSFSEGIPDPRNGEGEHIGIENLEVPESPVVGFHEEHHDGNVFFDGEEGIWKCRHCDWTYREESLLCFETKGSKSHESNTADNLSAEKKERVSENGSTSEDNKGPSREIEEVQDTDLPEEVVVQRTGDVIEEEEVDIDDVEDYNVEKVLDNQETHDLFCPNCHSCITKRVVLKKRKRKISHAVPEDPKRVRGPDRIDPILRSEDNEPSPVGGDSSTPESFFYKCLSCFSIFIPKGVDSKPVVPSESVERLNTQPKPQEEATGHSNWFGSMFGSKKKEPPVQQGGAMPSIPEASLPRDNPSVLGEETAGSTANIPSKAPALVQEGPVPSIQDVSEISVSLDNEPVDDTPLIQVANSNDTGKGVNSGATVENGQQFLVPSADEEQTQQKIDRDGASSAADENHSPDKGRLSPIQPSRDMNISNIVTSGPDGVRVETIFHTEGVSHLFEGTEPRKPDFGLAKVTGVMESGDGAPIRGIDIPPLPLSSLEEGTLTEPLVGPAVAGPVVEGRKVEILKSIVYGGLIEAITSLGVISSAAGSGASTLNILVLGLANLFGGLILIIHNLQELREEEPITTEDNQTNVQEEGRYKRLLGRRENFTLHVTVAIISFIIMGLLPPIVYYFSFSKTHNRDYKVASVFGASLLCIVLLALAKAHVRSPRGSHLKSVLKYAMIAVSVSGISYVVGNFVDQLLEKYGWSDGSETPAAEMMLSLLGRKAGSFGYSSSY; this is translated from the exons ATGGGATCCGCCGCCGAAGTCAATGAGCCCACCACAGCCGGGACAGAGAAGCTCCACCACCCAGTAAATttggaagaagaggaggaggagcaaGTTGTCGAGCTGGAAAGGAAAACGTCGCCGTTTCTTCCTCACGGGAAGAGACCAGACAGTGCAGACGGTAGTACCATCACCACCAACAATAGCTCCTCTTCTAGCTTTTCCGAAGGGATCCCTGATCCCCGGAACGGCGAAGGAGAGCATATCGGGATTGAGAACTTGGAGGTCCCGGAGTCGCCGGTAGTCGGATTCCACGAGGAGCACCACGACGGGAACGTCTTCTTCGACGGAGAAGAAG GAATTTGGAAATGTCGCCACTGCGATTGGACTTACAGAGAAGAATCTTTGTTATGTTTTGAGACCAAAG gCTCTAAGTCACATGAGTCAAACACTGCTGACAACTTAAGCGCGGAGAAAAAGGAGCGTGTATCTGAAAACGGTTCGACTTCTGAGGACAACAAAGGACCATCGCGTGAAATCGAAGAAGTACAAGACACTGATTTACCTGAAGAGGTAGTTGTTCAACGCACTGGTGATGTgatagaggaggaggaggtggacaTTGATGATGTTGAAGATTATAATGTGGAGAAAGTGCTTGACAACCAAGAGACGCATGATTTGTTCTGTCCAAACTGCCATTCTTGCATCACCAAAAGGGTTGTCCTCAAGAAAAGAAAACGTAAGATTAGTCATGCTGTGCCGGAAGATCCAAAGCGCGTGAGAGGGCCTGACCGGATTGATCCTATTCTTCGTTCCGAGGACAATGAACCATCTCCAGTTGGTGGTGACAGTTCTACACCCGAATCTTTTTTCTACAAGTGCTTGTCCTGCTTCAGCATATTCATACCCAAAG GGGTGGATTCAAAGCCGGTTGTTCCCAGTGAAAGTGTAGAGAGGTTAAACACTCAGCCAAAGCCTCAAGAGGAAGCTACAGGCCATTCCAACTGGTTTGGTTCAATGTTTGGTTCTAAGAAAAAAGAACCACCTGTTCAGCAAG GTGGAGCAATGCCTAGTATACCGGAAGCTAGTCTGCCACGCGATAACCCAAGCGTTTTAGGAGAAGAGACGGCTGGTTCTACTGCAAACATCCCATCAAAAGCACCAGCCCTTGTTCAGGAAGGTCCAGTACCTTCGATTCAAG ATGTGTCAGAGATCAGCGTCTCTCTAGACAATGAGCCTGTTGATGACACCCCTTTGATTCAAG TTGCAAACTCAAATGATACAGGCAAAGGTGTTAACAGTGGAGCTACCGTTGAAAACGGGCAACAGTTTCTGGTTCCTTCAGCTGATGAGGAGCAAACACAGCAAAAAATCGACAGGGATGGTGCTAGTAGCGCAGCAGATGAGAACCACTCGCCAGACAAAGGACGTCTCTCCCCGATTCAACCATCTCGTGATATGAACATATCAAACATTGTGACTAGTGGACCCGATGGAGTAAGAGTAGAAACTATATTTCACACAGAAGGTGTCTCTCATCTGTTTGAAGGAACAGAACCTAGAAAGCCAGATTTTGGTCTGGCCAAAGTAACAG GTGTGATGGAATCAGGTGACGGAGCACCAATTCGTGGAATTGATATTCCACCACTCCCACTGAGTTCGCTGGAAGAAGGAACTCTAACCGAACCGTTAGTGGGACCAGCTGTTGCAGGACCAGTCGTTGAAGGACGTAAAGTGGAGATCTTGAAAAGCATTGTATATGGAGGTCTGATAGAAGCCATCACAAGCCTCGGTGTTATCTCATCTGCCGCTGGTTCTGGTGCTTCAACAT TGAACATTTTGGTATTGGGGCTCGCAAACTTGTTTGGCGGGCTTATTCTCATTATCCATAAC CTCCAAGAACTTAGAGAGGAGGAACCCATAACAACAGAGGATAACCAGACAAACGTTCAAGAAGAAGGTCGGTACAAGCGACTccttggaagaagagaaaacttCACGCTCCACGTAACAGTCGCAATCATATCCTTCATAATCATGGGGCTACTCCCTCCTATAGTCTACTACTTCTCATTCAGCAAAACACACAACAGAGACTACAAAGTCGCATCAGTCTTCGGGGCGTCTCTGCTATGCATCGTCTTGCTGGCTCTAGCCAAAGCTCACGTGAGGAGCCCGAGAGGAAGCCACCTGAAGAGCGTTCTGAAATACGCGATGATAGCTGTGTCGGTGTCGGGGATATCTTACGTGGTTGGTAACTTTGTGGATCAGTTGCTTGAGAAGTACGGATGGTCTGACGGATCGGAGACTCCGGCGGCAGAGATGATGCTTTCACTGCTGGGGAGAAAGGCTGGTAGCTTCGGGTACTCATCATCTTACTAG
- the LOC106376138 gene encoding E3 ubiquitin-protein ligase SINAT4, translating into METDSMESSTRSVQNDEIHHNGTFHFSSTKSHGGGGGASPAVVTNIVGPTATSVYELLECPVCTCSMYPPIHQCHNGHTLCSTCKVRVHNRCPTCRQELGDIRCLALEKVAESLELPCKFYNLGCPEIFPYYSKLKHESLCNFRPYGCPYAGSECGVVGDIPFLVSHLRDDHKVDMHAGSTFNHRYVKSNPREVENATWMLTVFHCFGQYFCLHFEAFQLGMGPVYMAFLRFMGDEEEARSYSYSLEVGGSGRKLTWEGTPRSIRDSHRKVRDSNDGLIIQRNMALFFSGGDRKELKLRVTGKIWKEQHSPDSGLFMPNLSS; encoded by the exons ATGGAAACGGATAGTATGGAATCGTCGACGAGAAGCGTTCAGAACGATGAGATCCATCACAACGGAACTTTCCACTTCTCTTCCACCAAGAGCCACGGCGGCGGCGGAGGCGCTTCTCCCGCCGTCGTTACCAATATAGTCGGTCCCACGGCGACTAGCGTCTACGAGCTTCTCGAGTGCCCTGTCTGTACATGTTCTATGTATCCTCCTATCCATCAG TGTCATAATGGACACACGTTATGTTCTACCTGTAAAGTGAGAGTTCATAACCGGTGTCCCACCTGTAGACAAGAGCTTGGTGATATAAGATGTTTAGCTCTTGAGAAAGTTGCCGAGTCCCTTGAGCTTCCTTGCAAGTTTTACAACCTCGGATGCCCTGAGATTTTTCCTTATTACAGCAAACTGAAACACGAGTCTCTTTGTAACTTCAGACCTTACGGTTGTCCTTATGCTGGCTCCGAGTGTGGTGTCGTAGGAGACATCCCTTTCCTTGTTTCCCATCTCAGGGATGATCATAAAGTCGACATGCACGCTGGTTCCACTTTCAACCACCGTTATGTCAAGTCTAATCCGCGTGAAGTGGAGAACGCCACTTGGATGCTAACC GTGTTTCATTGCTTTGGGCAATACTTCTGCCTCCATTTTGAGGCGTTCCAGCTCGGGATGGGTCCGGTATACATGGCGTTCCTGAGATTCATGGGTGACGAGGAAGAAGCGCGGAGCTACAGCTATAGCTTAGAAGTTGGTGGCAGTGGGAGGAAACTAACATGGGAAGGAACACCAAGAAGCATCAGAGATAGCCACAGGAAAGTAAGAGACAGCAACGACGGTCTCATCATCCAGAGGAACATGGCTCTCTTCTTCTCCGGAGGCGATAGGAAAGAGCTTAAACTTAGAGTCACCGGTAAAATCTGGAAAGAGCAACACAGTCCAGATTCTGGGCTTTTCATGCCAAACCTATCTTCCTGA
- the LOC106376137 gene encoding membrane protein of ER body-like protein isoform X4 translates to MGSAAEVNEPTTAGTEKLHHPVNLEEEEEEQVVELERKTSPFLPHGKRPDSADGSTITTNNSSSSSFSEGIPDPRNGEGEHIGIENLEVPESPVVGFHEEHHDGNVFFDGEEGSKSHESNTADNLSAEKKERVSENGSTSEDNKGPSREIEEVQDTDLPEEVVVQRTGDVIEEEEVDIDDVEDYNVEKVLDNQETHDLFCPNCHSCITKRVVLKKRKRKISHAVPEDPKRVRGPDRIDPILRSEDNEPSPVGGDSSTPESFFYKCLSCFSIFIPKGVDSKPVVPSESVERLNTQPKPQEEATGHSNWFGSMFGSKKKEPPVQQGGAMPSIPEASLPRDNPSVLGEETAGSTANIPSKAPALVQEGPVPSIQDVSEISVSLDNEPVDDTPLIQGKGVNSGATVENGQQFLVPSADEEQTQQKIDRDGASSAADENHSPDKGRLSPIQPSRDMNISNIVTSGPDGVRVETIFHTEGVSHLFEGTEPRKPDFGLAKVTGVMESGDGAPIRGIDIPPLPLSSLEEGTLTEPLVGPAVAGPVVEGRKVEILKSIVYGGLIEAITSLGVISSAAGSGASTLNILVLGLANLFGGLILIIHNLQELREEEPITTEDNQTNVQEEGRYKRLLGRRENFTLHVTVAIISFIIMGLLPPIVYYFSFSKTHNRDYKVASVFGASLLCIVLLALAKAHVRSPRGSHLKSVLKYAMIAVSVSGISYVVGNFVDQLLEKYGWSDGSETPAAEMMLSLLGRKAGSFGYSSSY, encoded by the exons ATGGGATCCGCCGCCGAAGTCAATGAGCCCACCACAGCCGGGACAGAGAAGCTCCACCACCCAGTAAATttggaagaagaggaggaggagcaaGTTGTCGAGCTGGAAAGGAAAACGTCGCCGTTTCTTCCTCACGGGAAGAGACCAGACAGTGCAGACGGTAGTACCATCACCACCAACAATAGCTCCTCTTCTAGCTTTTCCGAAGGGATCCCTGATCCCCGGAACGGCGAAGGAGAGCATATCGGGATTGAGAACTTGGAGGTCCCGGAGTCGCCGGTAGTCGGATTCCACGAGGAGCACCACGACGGGAACGTCTTCTTCGACGGAGAAGAAG gCTCTAAGTCACATGAGTCAAACACTGCTGACAACTTAAGCGCGGAGAAAAAGGAGCGTGTATCTGAAAACGGTTCGACTTCTGAGGACAACAAAGGACCATCGCGTGAAATCGAAGAAGTACAAGACACTGATTTACCTGAAGAGGTAGTTGTTCAACGCACTGGTGATGTgatagaggaggaggaggtggacaTTGATGATGTTGAAGATTATAATGTGGAGAAAGTGCTTGACAACCAAGAGACGCATGATTTGTTCTGTCCAAACTGCCATTCTTGCATCACCAAAAGGGTTGTCCTCAAGAAAAGAAAACGTAAGATTAGTCATGCTGTGCCGGAAGATCCAAAGCGCGTGAGAGGGCCTGACCGGATTGATCCTATTCTTCGTTCCGAGGACAATGAACCATCTCCAGTTGGTGGTGACAGTTCTACACCCGAATCTTTTTTCTACAAGTGCTTGTCCTGCTTCAGCATATTCATACCCAAAG GGGTGGATTCAAAGCCGGTTGTTCCCAGTGAAAGTGTAGAGAGGTTAAACACTCAGCCAAAGCCTCAAGAGGAAGCTACAGGCCATTCCAACTGGTTTGGTTCAATGTTTGGTTCTAAGAAAAAAGAACCACCTGTTCAGCAAG GTGGAGCAATGCCTAGTATACCGGAAGCTAGTCTGCCACGCGATAACCCAAGCGTTTTAGGAGAAGAGACGGCTGGTTCTACTGCAAACATCCCATCAAAAGCACCAGCCCTTGTTCAGGAAGGTCCAGTACCTTCGATTCAAG ATGTGTCAGAGATCAGCGTCTCTCTAGACAATGAGCCTGTTGATGACACCCCTTTGATTCAAG GCAAAGGTGTTAACAGTGGAGCTACCGTTGAAAACGGGCAACAGTTTCTGGTTCCTTCAGCTGATGAGGAGCAAACACAGCAAAAAATCGACAGGGATGGTGCTAGTAGCGCAGCAGATGAGAACCACTCGCCAGACAAAGGACGTCTCTCCCCGATTCAACCATCTCGTGATATGAACATATCAAACATTGTGACTAGTGGACCCGATGGAGTAAGAGTAGAAACTATATTTCACACAGAAGGTGTCTCTCATCTGTTTGAAGGAACAGAACCTAGAAAGCCAGATTTTGGTCTGGCCAAAGTAACAG GTGTGATGGAATCAGGTGACGGAGCACCAATTCGTGGAATTGATATTCCACCACTCCCACTGAGTTCGCTGGAAGAAGGAACTCTAACCGAACCGTTAGTGGGACCAGCTGTTGCAGGACCAGTCGTTGAAGGACGTAAAGTGGAGATCTTGAAAAGCATTGTATATGGAGGTCTGATAGAAGCCATCACAAGCCTCGGTGTTATCTCATCTGCCGCTGGTTCTGGTGCTTCAACAT TGAACATTTTGGTATTGGGGCTCGCAAACTTGTTTGGCGGGCTTATTCTCATTATCCATAAC CTCCAAGAACTTAGAGAGGAGGAACCCATAACAACAGAGGATAACCAGACAAACGTTCAAGAAGAAGGTCGGTACAAGCGACTccttggaagaagagaaaacttCACGCTCCACGTAACAGTCGCAATCATATCCTTCATAATCATGGGGCTACTCCCTCCTATAGTCTACTACTTCTCATTCAGCAAAACACACAACAGAGACTACAAAGTCGCATCAGTCTTCGGGGCGTCTCTGCTATGCATCGTCTTGCTGGCTCTAGCCAAAGCTCACGTGAGGAGCCCGAGAGGAAGCCACCTGAAGAGCGTTCTGAAATACGCGATGATAGCTGTGTCGGTGTCGGGGATATCTTACGTGGTTGGTAACTTTGTGGATCAGTTGCTTGAGAAGTACGGATGGTCTGACGGATCGGAGACTCCGGCGGCAGAGATGATGCTTTCACTGCTGGGGAGAAAGGCTGGTAGCTTCGGGTACTCATCATCTTACTAG
- the LOC106376137 gene encoding membrane protein of ER body-like protein isoform X3: protein MGSAAEVNEPTTAGTEKLHHPVNLEEEEEEQVVELERKTSPFLPHGKRPDSADGSTITTNNSSSSSFSEGIPDPRNGEGEHIGIENLEVPESPVVGFHEEHHDGNVFFDGEEGSKSHESNTADNLSAEKKERVSENGSTSEDNKGPSREIEEVQDTDLPEEVVVQRTGDVIEEEEVDIDDVEDYNVEKVLDNQETHDLFCPNCHSCITKRVVLKKRKRKISHAVPEDPKRVRGPDRIDPILRSEDNEPSPVGGDSSTPESFFYKCLSCFSIFIPKGVDSKPVVPSESVERLNTQPKPQEEATGHSNWFGSMFGSKKKEPPVQQGGAMPSIPEASLPRDNPSVLGEETAGSTANIPSKAPALVQEGPVPSIQDVSEISVSLDNEPVDDTPLIQVANSNDTGKGVNSGATVENGQQFLVPSADEEQTQQKIDRDGASSAADENHSPDKGRLSPIQPSRDMNISNIVTSGPDGVRVETIFHTEGVSHLFEGTEPRKPDFGLAKVTGVMESGDGAPIRGIDIPPLPLSSLEEGTLTEPLVGPAVAGPVVEGRKVEILKSIVYGGLIEAITSLGVISSAAGSGASTLNILVLGLANLFGGLILIIHNLQELREEEPITTEDNQTNVQEEGRYKRLLGRRENFTLHVTVAIISFIIMGLLPPIVYYFSFSKTHNRDYKVASVFGASLLCIVLLALAKAHVRSPRGSHLKSVLKYAMIAVSVSGISYVVGNFVDQLLEKYGWSDGSETPAAEMMLSLLGRKAGSFGYSSSY, encoded by the exons ATGGGATCCGCCGCCGAAGTCAATGAGCCCACCACAGCCGGGACAGAGAAGCTCCACCACCCAGTAAATttggaagaagaggaggaggagcaaGTTGTCGAGCTGGAAAGGAAAACGTCGCCGTTTCTTCCTCACGGGAAGAGACCAGACAGTGCAGACGGTAGTACCATCACCACCAACAATAGCTCCTCTTCTAGCTTTTCCGAAGGGATCCCTGATCCCCGGAACGGCGAAGGAGAGCATATCGGGATTGAGAACTTGGAGGTCCCGGAGTCGCCGGTAGTCGGATTCCACGAGGAGCACCACGACGGGAACGTCTTCTTCGACGGAGAAGAAG gCTCTAAGTCACATGAGTCAAACACTGCTGACAACTTAAGCGCGGAGAAAAAGGAGCGTGTATCTGAAAACGGTTCGACTTCTGAGGACAACAAAGGACCATCGCGTGAAATCGAAGAAGTACAAGACACTGATTTACCTGAAGAGGTAGTTGTTCAACGCACTGGTGATGTgatagaggaggaggaggtggacaTTGATGATGTTGAAGATTATAATGTGGAGAAAGTGCTTGACAACCAAGAGACGCATGATTTGTTCTGTCCAAACTGCCATTCTTGCATCACCAAAAGGGTTGTCCTCAAGAAAAGAAAACGTAAGATTAGTCATGCTGTGCCGGAAGATCCAAAGCGCGTGAGAGGGCCTGACCGGATTGATCCTATTCTTCGTTCCGAGGACAATGAACCATCTCCAGTTGGTGGTGACAGTTCTACACCCGAATCTTTTTTCTACAAGTGCTTGTCCTGCTTCAGCATATTCATACCCAAAG GGGTGGATTCAAAGCCGGTTGTTCCCAGTGAAAGTGTAGAGAGGTTAAACACTCAGCCAAAGCCTCAAGAGGAAGCTACAGGCCATTCCAACTGGTTTGGTTCAATGTTTGGTTCTAAGAAAAAAGAACCACCTGTTCAGCAAG GTGGAGCAATGCCTAGTATACCGGAAGCTAGTCTGCCACGCGATAACCCAAGCGTTTTAGGAGAAGAGACGGCTGGTTCTACTGCAAACATCCCATCAAAAGCACCAGCCCTTGTTCAGGAAGGTCCAGTACCTTCGATTCAAG ATGTGTCAGAGATCAGCGTCTCTCTAGACAATGAGCCTGTTGATGACACCCCTTTGATTCAAG TTGCAAACTCAAATGATACAGGCAAAGGTGTTAACAGTGGAGCTACCGTTGAAAACGGGCAACAGTTTCTGGTTCCTTCAGCTGATGAGGAGCAAACACAGCAAAAAATCGACAGGGATGGTGCTAGTAGCGCAGCAGATGAGAACCACTCGCCAGACAAAGGACGTCTCTCCCCGATTCAACCATCTCGTGATATGAACATATCAAACATTGTGACTAGTGGACCCGATGGAGTAAGAGTAGAAACTATATTTCACACAGAAGGTGTCTCTCATCTGTTTGAAGGAACAGAACCTAGAAAGCCAGATTTTGGTCTGGCCAAAGTAACAG GTGTGATGGAATCAGGTGACGGAGCACCAATTCGTGGAATTGATATTCCACCACTCCCACTGAGTTCGCTGGAAGAAGGAACTCTAACCGAACCGTTAGTGGGACCAGCTGTTGCAGGACCAGTCGTTGAAGGACGTAAAGTGGAGATCTTGAAAAGCATTGTATATGGAGGTCTGATAGAAGCCATCACAAGCCTCGGTGTTATCTCATCTGCCGCTGGTTCTGGTGCTTCAACAT TGAACATTTTGGTATTGGGGCTCGCAAACTTGTTTGGCGGGCTTATTCTCATTATCCATAAC CTCCAAGAACTTAGAGAGGAGGAACCCATAACAACAGAGGATAACCAGACAAACGTTCAAGAAGAAGGTCGGTACAAGCGACTccttggaagaagagaaaacttCACGCTCCACGTAACAGTCGCAATCATATCCTTCATAATCATGGGGCTACTCCCTCCTATAGTCTACTACTTCTCATTCAGCAAAACACACAACAGAGACTACAAAGTCGCATCAGTCTTCGGGGCGTCTCTGCTATGCATCGTCTTGCTGGCTCTAGCCAAAGCTCACGTGAGGAGCCCGAGAGGAAGCCACCTGAAGAGCGTTCTGAAATACGCGATGATAGCTGTGTCGGTGTCGGGGATATCTTACGTGGTTGGTAACTTTGTGGATCAGTTGCTTGAGAAGTACGGATGGTCTGACGGATCGGAGACTCCGGCGGCAGAGATGATGCTTTCACTGCTGGGGAGAAAGGCTGGTAGCTTCGGGTACTCATCATCTTACTAG